The following are encoded in a window of Ricinus communis isolate WT05 ecotype wild-type chromosome 4, ASM1957865v1, whole genome shotgun sequence genomic DNA:
- the LOC8265521 gene encoding caffeoylshikimate esterase yields MSHPIHQANEESPYGEYTREEFYRKHQILQHQSFTLNKENMKIFTQLWSQDSASQPKGLVAMVHGYSSESSWINELTAVAIAKAGFLVCALDLQGHGYSDGLPGHIPDIQSVVNDCIQVFDSVKADNPKLPAFLYGESLGGAISILICLKQKYAWNGLILSGSMCGISAKFKPIWPLEKLLPVAALLAPSWRILVSKPVASKSYKEEWKRRLVAKNPNRRRPGKPPAATAMEFLRVCEYIRRHCHELEVSLLMVHGEEDAVCDVNAARFVYESAATKDKTLKIFPGMWHMLIGEPKENVELVFCTIFSWLGDHAAKARDKAYY; encoded by the coding sequence atgtCTCACCCCATACACCAGGCAAACGAAGAAAGCCCATATGGAGAGTACACAAGAGAAGAATTCTATAGAAAACACCAAATCCTCCAGCACCAATCTTTCACCTTGAACAAAGAGAATATGAAAATCTTTACTCAATTATGGAGTCAAGATTCAGCTTCACAACCAAAAGGGTTAGTAGCCATGGTCCATGGGTACTCTTCTGAAAGTAGTTGGATCAATGAGCTAACTGCTGTAGCTATAGCCAAGGCTGGGTTCTTGGTTTGTGCACTTGACCTTCAAGGCCATGGCTACTCGGACGGATTACCTGGTCACATCCCAGATATCCAAAGTGTTGTCAATGATTGTATACAGGTTTTCGACTCAGTTAAAGCAGACAACCCTAAACTGCCTGCTTTTCTTTATGGTGAATCTTTAGGTGGTGCAATTTCAATACTTATATGCTTGAAGCAGAAATATGCATGGAATGGTTTAATCTTAAGTGGTTCTATGTGTGGGATCTCAGCTAAATTCAAACCCATTTGGCCATTGGAGAAGCTACTTCCAGTTGCAGCATTACTCGCACCAAGTTGGAGAATTTTAGTGTCAAAGCCAGTGGCTAGTAAATCTTACAAAGAAGAATGGAAGAGAAGACTGGTAGCGAAGAACCCGAATCGAAGGAGACCAGGGAAGCCGCCGGCAGCAACTGCAATGGAGTTTCTTAGGGTTTGCGAGTATATAAGAAGGCACTGCCATGAACTAGAAGTTTCATTGTTAATGGTGCATGGAGAGGAGGATGCAGTCTGTGACGTTAATGCTGCTAGATTTGTGTATGAATCTGCTGCAACTAAGGACAAAACTTTGAAGATCTTTCCTGGCATGTGGCATATGTTGATTGGTGAACCGAAGGAAAATGTGGAGCTAGTCTTTTGCACTATCTTTTCATGGTTGGGAGACCATGCTGCCAAGGCTAGAGATAAAGCTTATTACTAA